GGTGGACGTGGCCCAGGACATCATCGTGCGGGAGCTGGACTGCGGCACGATCATGGGCATCGACATCCAGGCCCACCGCGAGGGCGAGGAGATCACCGAGCACCTCCATGAGCGCATCCTGGGCCGCGTGCTGGCCGAGGACCTCTTCGATCCCATCACGAGCGAGCTGATCGCCGACGCCAACTCCCTGGTGGACGAGGCGCTGGCCGAGCGCATCAGCCAGTTCGTGGTGGACAAGGTGCGCATCCGCTCCGTCCTCACCTGCGAGCTGGACAGCGGCTGCTGCGCCCGTTGCTACGGCCGCAACCTGACCACCAACTCCCTGGTGGACGAGGGCGAGGCGGTGGGCGTGATGGCCGCCCAGTCCATCGGCGAGCCGGGCACCCAGCTCACCCTGCGCAACTTCCACATTGGCGGCGCCGCCTCGCTGGAGGCCAAGGAGGCGGAGATCCGCGCCCGCGCCGCCGGCCGCCTCAACTTCGTCAACATCTCCACCGTGACCCGCGACGACGGCGTGATGGTGACCAACCGCCGCAACGGCCAGATCAGCATCCTGGCGGACGCGGGCCGGCCGGTGGCCAAGTACTCGGTGCCCTACGGCGCCGCCCTGCGCCTCAACCACGAGGACGATGTCAAGGTGGGCGACGTCATCTACGAGTGGGATCCCCACAACGTGGCCGTCCTGTCGCCGGCCAGCGGCGTGGTCAAGTTCCAGGACCTCATCGCCGAAGTCACCTTCCGCGAGGAGATCGACGAAGTCAGCGAGAAGAAGTCGATGGTCATCATCGACAGCCGCAACCGCCGCATCAACCCGCACATCCTCGTGCTGGACCCCAAGACCGGCGACAAGCTGGCCGACGTGGTGCCGCCGGTGGGCAGCCACCTGGAAGTCAAGGAAGGCGAGACCATCAGCCGCGGCGCGGCCCTGGTCAAGAAACCCCGCGAGATGTCCAAGAGCCGCGACATCACGGGCGGTCTGCCCCGTGTCGCCGAGCTCTTCGAGGCGCGCAAGCCCAAGGATCCGGCCATCATCACCGAGATCAGCGGGACGGTGCGCTTCGGCGAGGTGAAGACGGGCAACCGCGAGATCACGGTGGAGTCCGAGTTCGGCGATCCCAAATCCTACAAGGTGCCCGTCGGCAAGCACATCGAAGTGCACGACGGCGAGTACGTGGAGGCGGGCGACAAGCTCTGCGAGGGCAACATCGTGCCGCAGGACATCCTGCGCGTGCTGGGTCCCATGAAGGTGCAGGAGTACTTGGTGGAGGAGATCCAGGAGGTCTACCGCTTCCAGGGTGTGCGCATCAACGACAAGCACATCGAGGTGATCGTGCGCCAGATGATGCAGAAGGTGCGCATCACGGATCCGGGCGACACCATGTACCTGGAAGGCGACCTGGTGGACGGCAACAAGTTCAAGCGCCTCAACCAGGAAATGCACAACATGGTGATCGTGGAGGCGGTGCAGGACAGCCTCTTCCACATCGGCGAGCTGGTCAGCCGCGAGCGCCTGGCCGACGAGCTGTCCCGCCTGCGCGAGCTGCGCCGCGAGGGCGCCGACGTGAAGGATCCCGAGGTGCGGCCCGCCCAACCCGCCATCTTCGAGCCGGTGCTGATGGGCATCACCCAGGCCGCCCTCAACACGGATTCCTTCATCTCGGCCGCCTCCTTCCAGGAGACGACCCGCGTGCTGGCCGAGGCGGCCATCCATTCGCGCTCCGACGGCCTGATCGGGCTGAAGGAGAACGTGATCATGGGCTACCGCATCCCGGCGGGCACCGGCCTGCGCAAGTACGATTCCCTGCACGTGGAGGATCCCTACCTGCGCCTGCGGCAGGAGGAGGAGGCCGCCCGCGAGGCCGCCCAGGTGGAGGCCGAGGCCCGCGCCCGCGCCGAGGCGGCGCAGGAGGAATAGTCCGTCCGCACTGACTGTGACCGATTGCAGCGCCCGGCTTCCGCGAGGAGGCCGGGCGCTGTTTGTTCATGCGGTCAGACCCATCATCTGACCTGACCTTTGCCGCCGCGGTCAGACCCATCATCTGACCTTTGCCATCGCGGTCAGACCCATCATCTGACCTGTGATCTGGTCATGTTCGAACCCTCCACGCCGTGAGGTAATCCGCCATGAGTTGTCTGTAGGCGTCTTGACGCCCGGACGAGGTCGTGGCAAGACCCTGATACCAAAGCGTTGGCGTCACGTGAGGATTTGGATCGCCATGGGCATGGGCCAGGTAGCTGGACCACATGTAGTGCTGCGGCTCCTCCACAAGACCCGCCCGGACTGGGTTTGACTCGATGTAGAGGTGACAGGTGGCGATGCGCTGGTCATCCTCCATCGGTTCGGACCAGTACCGTCCAATCCACAGCGAACCAGATCGGCCGAGCTGCTGGTTCATGCGTTGGGTGTGTCGACCGGCTGCGACCTTCAGGACCCGGCCCATGCTTCCATTCCGCTGAACCGAGAGGATGAGATGAATGTGATTGCGCATGAGGCAGTAGGCATGCAAGGTGCAATCCCACGTCCGGGCTTGACGGGACAAGCTGTCCAGGAAGTTGTGGCAATCCTTGTCGTGGCAGAAAATGTTGCCGCGGTTGTGTCCCTTGAGAATCACATGGTGGATAGTCCCTGCCTGATCGCGGCGGCGTGGGCGGTTCATCCGAGCCTCCTGCCTGGTCGTGGGTGCATGCGGACAGCGGGGTTCATGACCCCGTCATGTCACAGTGGATGCAACGCCAGGCGGGGAGCTTGGGATGCCTGTGGACACGGGTTTTCGCCATGATCGGCGAGGGGTGTCCGAAGGGAATGACAGGCAATGCCAACCGGCCGGCCGACCAACTGGATTGATCCGTTGGCTGGTCAATGGATTTGGTTGACGGCGGCAGCTTCCGCGGTCAGACGGTTGGTCTGACCTCTGTCAAGGCGCCCGTGAACCTGTGTTGTTCACCATGTTGGAGGAGGAGTGTCCTGAGGGAATGACAGGCATGCCAACCGGCCAACTGGATTGATCCTTTGGCTGGTCAATGGGTTTGGTTGACGGCGGCAGCTTCCGCGGTCAGACGGTTGGTCTGACCTCTGTCAAGGTGCCCGTGAACCTGTGTTGTTCACCATGTTGGAGGAGGGGTGTCCAGAGGGAATGACAGGCATGCCAACTGGCCAGCCGGCCAACTGGATTGATCCGTTGGCTGGTCAATGGGTTTGCTTGGCGGCGGCAGCTTCCGCGGTCAGACGGTTGGTCTGACCGCCGTCAAAATTTCCCTTTCAAGTTAGAAAGTGAACAACCAGCTTCAGCCATCCATTGATTCCAACTCGGAGATCCCATGAAGGCGACCTTGTTGATACTCACCCTGGTCGGTGTGACCCGTTCGCATGGTCTGGACATGGTGGCCATCCCGGCAGGAAGCTTCGAGATGGGCGCCACAGGCATCGCCACACCCGTGCATGAGGTCACCTTGACCTACGATTTCGAGATCTCCCGCACCGAGCTGACCAATGAACAGGCCCTGCCGGCCATCCAATACGCCTGGGACGCGGGACTCATCACGGTCGAGGACGGTTGGATCCGAGCCCATGGGCGCAACCTGATCCGCACCGAACTGACCCCGGCCTTCCATGAGATCAGATTCAACGCCGCCTCCGGGCAGTTCTACCTGACGGCCGCCACCGGTGTCTACGGCAATTGGGGACCGGGTTACTCCTATCCCAACGGCTACGATCCCGCCCCGCGCCCGGCCCACTACATGACGTGGCATGGCGCCGCCTCGCTGTGCGACTGGCTGAGTCTCTTGAACGGCCTGGAGCCCTACTACAACGGGAACTGGAATGCCGGCCCCGCCACACCTCCCCACGAGGCGGCGGGCTACCGTCTGCCCACCGAGGCGGAATGGGAGTATGCCGCGCGCTTCCCTGACGGCAGGATCTACCCATGGGGTCAGAGCTTGTGAATCAATTGCGACCCCCGATCCTGCTCCTCGATCGCGTGGTGGATCGCAGCAGCCACATCACGACGTTGCGTCCCTTATGTGATCACCTGGTGCTCCTCTTGCGTCATGGTCCAG
The genomic region above belongs to bacterium and contains:
- a CDS encoding transposase, with amino-acid sequence MNRPRRRDQAGTIHHVILKGHNRGNIFCHDKDCHNFLDSLSRQARTWDCTLHAYCLMRNHIHLILSVQRNGSMGRVLKVAAGRHTQRMNQQLGRSGSLWIGRYWSEPMEDDQRIATCHLYIESNPVRAGLVEEPQHYMWSSYLAHAHGDPNPHVTPTLWYQGLATTSSGRQDAYRQLMADYLTAWRVRT
- a CDS encoding SUMF1/EgtB/PvdO family nonheme iron enzyme is translated as MKATLLILTLVGVTRSHGLDMVAIPAGSFEMGATGIATPVHEVTLTYDFEISRTELTNEQALPAIQYAWDAGLITVEDGWIRAHGRNLIRTELTPAFHEIRFNAASGQFYLTAATGVYGNWGPGYSYPNGYDPAPRPAHYMTWHGAASLCDWLSLLNGLEPYYNGNWNAGPATPPHEAAGYRLPTEAEWEYAARFPDGRIYPWGQSL